A part of Solea solea chromosome 8, fSolSol10.1, whole genome shotgun sequence genomic DNA contains:
- the bri3bp gene encoding BRI3-binding protein produces MRTIGFFVVFLALFVSCFCTAEAARSRTSNQNSFRRAANGIYQTLSSVFGEDNIRGLHKFFSKTTERFVHGVDSFLDTIWKIWSDLLDVMGIDSSNLSHYFSPTSLTNSPARALLLVAAVLFAYWFLSMFLGGFFYLLHAVFGRFFWLARVTLFALSCLYILQKFEGDPERAVLPLCFIMAVYFMTGPVGAYWRRGGGAGSLEEKIDHLDTQIRLLNIRLTRVIDSLERSAEQ; encoded by the exons ATGAGGACAATCGGGTTTTTCGTGGTCTTCTTGGCGCTTTTCGTGTCGTGTTTTTGCACAGCCGAGGCGGCCAGGAGCAGAACCAGCAACCAGAACAGCTTCCGACGCGCAGCTAACGGCATCTACCAGACACTGAGCAGTGTCTTCGGAGAGGACAACATCAGGGGGTTACATAAG TTTTTCTCCAAAACAACAGAGCGGTTTGTCCATGGAGTCGACTCATTTCTGGACACTATCTGGAAGATCTGGTCAGATCTGCTGGATGTGATGGGCATTGACT CCTCAAACCTCAGCCACTACTTCAGCCCTACGTCACTCACCAACTCTCCAGCACGCGCGCTGCTCCTGGTTGCTGCCGTGCTCTTTGCATACTGGTTCCTGTCCATGTTCCTGGGGGGTTTCTTCTACCTGCTGCATGCCGTGTTTGGCCGCTTCTTCTGGCTCGCTCGTGTCACCCTCTTCGCCCTGTCCTGCCTCTACATTCTGCAGAAGTTCGAGGGCGACCCGGAGCGCGCGGTGCTGCCACTGTGCTTCATCATGGCCGTGTACTTCATGACGGGGCCTGTGGGAGCGTACTGGCGTCGGGGGGGCGGAGCAGGCTCCCTGGAAGAGAAAATCGACCACTTGGACACTCAGATCAGGCTGCTCAACATCAGGCTGACCCGTGTCATCGATAGTCTGGAACGCTCCGCAGAGCAGTAG